Proteins encoded in a region of the Magallana gigas chromosome 8, xbMagGiga1.1, whole genome shotgun sequence genome:
- the LOC136271070 gene encoding kappa-type opioid receptor-like, with translation MNTNATVLENSSEKGDFDHGIERTSFLIRLLVLPVICFVGFVGNTMSIRIFVGKTQRTTSCCIYLAMKAVSDNGFLLTLFIAWLDFVNIRVFHIEGVCQIVLFLSYLCGFMSAWAVVLVTVENYIRVCCPKKVASICRADIARNMVITCFISACMIYNFPLWGTEISVLNGKAFCRTNPEFESLQVALIYVDSLLTLILPLFIIPLLVLLTVCSSVEASRRSMRLLQRQSRSTITRRKLSPHGAVTRLLLTVALVFMFLHTPSHIIRIKVTIEGLTGKAQTASFTDRVLQQLFLTLYYLNYAVNIFIYVFCGRQFRTLLYSRLQRLKEKRHKPQANSNASFEELIRISHSFLFGNDNVETVV, from the coding sequence ATGAATACGAATGCGACCGTATTAGAAAACTCCTCTGAGAAAGGCGACTTTGACCATGGAATAGAACGGACCAGCTTTTTGATTCGTCTTTTGGTCCTCCCGGTCATATGTTTTGTTGGTTTTGTGGGCAATACAATGTCCATTAGAATCTTTGTAGGAAAGACACAGCGTACGACCTCGTGTTGCATTTACCTGGCCATGAAAGCAGTGTCTGATAACGGATTTCTGTTGACTCTTTTCATCGCGTGGTTGGATTTCGTCAACATCCGAGTGTTCCACATCGAAGGCGTCTGTCAGATTGTTCTGTTTCTTTCATATCTGTGTGGATTCATGTCCGCTTGGGCCGTTGTGTTGGTGACTGTTGAAAACTACATTCGAGTCTGTTGTCCAAAGAAAGTAGCCTCAATCTGCCGAGCAGACATCGCTCGAAACATGGTCATTACTTGTTTCATTTCAGCATGCATGATATATAACTTTCCTCTGTGGGGGACAGAGATCTCAGTTTTAAACGGAAAAGCATTTTGTCGAACCAATCCGGAATTCGAAAGTTTGCAAGTGGCTTTGATTTATGTGGATTCTTTGTTGACTTTAATTTTACCACTGTTCATCATTCCATTGCTAGTCCTCCTAACGGTGTGTAGCTCCGTGGAAGCCTCGCGTCGTTCAATGCGTCTTCTTCAACGTCAGTCTAGATCCACCATCACCCGTCGTAAACTCTCTCCTCATGGCGCCGTCACGCGACTTCTTCTTACCGTCGCTTTAGTGTTCATGTTTCTTCACACACCGAGCCACATCATTCGTATCAAAGTCACGATTGAAGGACTTACGGGTAAAGCTCAGACTGCTTCATTCACGGACAGAGTGCTCCAGCAATTGTTTTTGACTCTCTATTATCTTAATTATGCTGTGAACATTTTCATATACGTATTCTGTGGACGTCAATTTCGAACGTTACTTTACTCTCGTTTGCAGAGGCTCAAAGAAAAACGCCACAAACCGCAGGCAAATAGCAATGCAAGCTTTGAGGAACTCATAAGAATATCCCATTCCTTCCTTTTTGGAAACGACAACGTTGAAACCGTTGTATAG
- the LOC105334638 gene encoding low affinity immunoglobulin epsilon Fc receptor-like isoform X2, translating into MKVKSFFISYLISSIKSVTGFLLFLSIATPSAGQSCPGGWYHFGTSCYAFIDAEPLEWTEAMFYCSTLHAKLVEIETAAENAFLKSHLTFSHTNDTYWMGLTDALVEGKFVWQTTQDDVVFVDWAPREPNDMAHKEDCATLEFGYQYRWNDASCSNKYDFICERE; encoded by the exons ATGAAGGTAAAATCCTTCTTTATCTCATATCTTATAAGCAGTATAAAATCTGTAACAGGATTTTTACTTTTCTTAAGTATCG CTACACCCTCCGCTGGTCAGTCCTGTCCCGGGGGGTGGTACCACTTCGGTACCTCCTGTTATGCATTCATTGATGCGGAACCTTTAGAGTGGACGGAAGCCATG TTTTATTGTAGTACTCTTCATGCAAAGTTGGTTGAAATAGAAACTGCCGCTGAAAATGCTTTCCTGAAGAGTCATTTGACTTTTAGTCACACCAATG ACACTTATTGGATGGGTTTGACAGACGCTTTAGTGGAGGGAAAGTTTGTTTGGCAGACGACACAAGATGACGTCGTGTTTGTGGATTGGGCTCCGCGCGAACCAAACGATATGGCTCACAAGGAGGACTGCGCGACTCTCGAATTTGGCTACCAGTATAGGTGGAATGATGCGTCATGCTCcaacaaatatgattttatatgcGAACGAGAGTGA
- the LOC105334639 gene encoding perlucin: MKSVTGFLLFLSVATPTTGQSCPGGWYHFGTSCYAFIDAEPLEWTEAMFYCSTLHAKLVEIETAAENAFLKSHLTSLHTSDNYWIGLTDALVEGKFVWQTTQEDAVFMDWAPLEPNDLAHIEDCGDLHSGYQFKWNDASCSSKFDFICEREIEGNPANVIG, from the exons ATGAAATCTGTAACAGGATTTTTACTTTTCTTAAGCGTTG CTACACCCACCACGGGCCAGTCCTGTCCCGGGGGTTGGTACCACTTTGGTACCTCCTGTTATGCATTCATTGATGCGGAACCTTTAGAGTGGACGGAAGCCATG TTTTATTGTAGTACTCTTCATGCAAAGTTGGTTGAAATAGAAACTGCCGCTGAAAATGCTTTCCTGAAGAGTCATTTGACCTCTCTTCACACCAGTG ACAACTATTGGATCGGTTTGACAGACGCTTTAGTAGAAGGAAAGTTTGTTTGGCAGACGACACAAGAAGACGCAGTGTTTATGGATTGGGCTCCGCTTGAGCCAAACGATTTGGCTCACATAGAGGACTGTGGCGATCTTCATTCTGGCTACCAATTCAAGTGGAACGATGCGTCATGCTCCagcaaatttgattttatatgcGAACGAGA aattgaAGGAAATCCAGCGAATGTCATTGGATAA
- the LOC105334638 gene encoding perlucin-like protein isoform X1 produces the protein MKVKSFFISYLISSIKSVTGFLLFLSIATPSAGQSCPGGWYHFGTSCYAFIDAEPLEWTEAMFYCSTLHAKLVEIETAAENAFLKSHLTFSHTNDTYWMGLTDALVEGKFVWQTTQDDVVFVDWAPREPNDMAHKEDCATLEFGYQYRWNDASCSNKYDFICEREIEGNPNVIG, from the exons ATGAAGGTAAAATCCTTCTTTATCTCATATCTTATAAGCAGTATAAAATCTGTAACAGGATTTTTACTTTTCTTAAGTATCG CTACACCCTCCGCTGGTCAGTCCTGTCCCGGGGGGTGGTACCACTTCGGTACCTCCTGTTATGCATTCATTGATGCGGAACCTTTAGAGTGGACGGAAGCCATG TTTTATTGTAGTACTCTTCATGCAAAGTTGGTTGAAATAGAAACTGCCGCTGAAAATGCTTTCCTGAAGAGTCATTTGACTTTTAGTCACACCAATG ACACTTATTGGATGGGTTTGACAGACGCTTTAGTGGAGGGAAAGTTTGTTTGGCAGACGACACAAGATGACGTCGTGTTTGTGGATTGGGCTCCGCGCGAACCAAACGATATGGCTCACAAGGAGGACTGCGCGACTCTCGAATTTGGCTACCAGTATAGGTGGAATGATGCGTCATGCTCcaacaaatatgattttatatgcGAACGAGA AATTGAAGGAAATCCGAATGTCATTGGATAA